In Cyclopterus lumpus isolate fCycLum1 chromosome 9, fCycLum1.pri, whole genome shotgun sequence, a single genomic region encodes these proteins:
- the git2a gene encoding ARF GTPase-activating protein GIT2a isoform X2 codes for MSKRLRNTELCADCNVPEPRWASVNRGVLICDECCSVHRSLGRHSSQVRHLTHTPWPPTQLQMVQTLYSNGANSIWEHSLLDPASVMSGKRKANPQDKLHPNKSEFIKAKYQMLAFVHRMPCREDDSSTAKDLSKQLHSSVRTGNLETCLRLLSLGAQANFFHPEKGNTPLHVAAKAGQVSQAELLTVYGADPGAPDSNGKTPIDYAREAGHHDLADRLVEIQYELTDRLAFYLCGRKPDHKNSQHFIVPQLADSLDLSELAKAAKKKLQSLSNHLFEELAMDVYDEVDRRETDAVWLATQNHSTLVTETTVVPFLPVNPEYSSTRNQGRQKLARFNAHEFATLVIDILSDAKRRQQGNSLTSPKDNVEFILKSVAVRHCSDSQENDQPDYDSVASDEDTDHELPSSQGDRTKSLDSDLSDGAITMHEYMEVKTALSASEAKIQHLMKANNNLSDELRLMQKKASKLEKQSSMPESDYDNTFNESEMDDSGMCRRGRLRSSAWLGEGSSIPELEDLEMEPDPLLPSTEDVIRKTEQITKNIQELLRAAQENKHDSFIPCSERIHVAVTEMAALFPKKPRSETVRGSLRLLTSSAYRLQSECRKALPSEGCPAPDMQLVTQQVIQCAYDIAKAAKQLVTITTKENTN; via the exons ATGTCTAAACGCCTGAGAAACACTGAGCTCTGCGCTGACTGCAATGTTCCAG AACCTCGCTGGGCCTCCGTCAACAGGGGTGTGTTGATTTGCGATGAGTGCTGCAGTGTTCATCGAAGTCTGGGTAGACACAGCTCCCAAGTCCGTCACCTGACGCACACACCATGGCCTCCTACGCAGCTACAG ATGGTTCAGACTTTATACAGCAATGGTGCAAATTCAATATGGGAGCACTCTCTTCTGGACCCTGCATCTGTGATGAGTGGGAAACGCAAGGCCAACCCTCAGGACAAACTGCA TCCAAACAAATCAGAGTTTATAAAAGCCAAATATCAAATGCTGGCATTTGTCCACCGCATGCCTTGCCGGGAGGACGACAGCTCGACAGCTAAGGATTTAAGCAAG cAACTTCATTCTAGTGTACGCACCGGGAACCTCGAGACTTGTCTCCGGTTGCTATCCCTGGGAGCACAAGCAAATTTTTTTCACCCA GAAAAAGGAAACACGCCCTTGCATGTAGCTGCAAAAGCAGGACAAGTGTCTCAGGCGGAACTATTAACGGTTTATGGAGCAGATCCTGGAGCCCCGGACAGCAATGGCAAAACTCCCATTGACTATGCAAG GGAAGCTGGCCACCATGACCTGGCAGATAGATTGGTGGAAATTCAGTATGAACTAACTGATCGACTGGCGTTCTATCTGTGTGGGAGAAAGCCAG ATCATAAAAATAGCCAGCACTTCATTGTTCCACAATTGGCTGACAG TTTAGATTTATCAGAACTGGCCAAGGCAGCAAAGAAGAAACTGCAGTCT CTCAGTAATCATTTATTTGAGGAGCTGGCCATGGATGTGTACGATGAGGTGGACAGACGAGAGACTGATGCAG TGTGGTTGGCTACACAGAATCACAGCACTCTGGTGACGGAGACGACTGTGGTGCCTTTCCTTCCTGTGAATCCAGAGTATTCATCAACACGAAACCAG gGAAGACAGAAGCTGGCAAGATTTAATGCACATGAATTTGCAACTCTTGTGATTGACATATTAAGTGATGCTAAGCGCAGACAACAAGGGAATTCACTAACCAGTCCCAAAG ACAATGTGGAGTTCATCCTGAAGAGTGTGGCTGTCAGGCATTGCAGTGACAGCCAGGAAAATGACCAGCCTGACTACGATAGTGTGGCGTCTGATGAGGACACAGATCACGAGCTCCCCTCGAGTCAAGGAGACCGAACAAAG AGTCTGGACTCTGACCTATCTGATGGAGCCATTAccatgcatgaatacatggagGTGAAAACCGCGCTCTCTGCCTCTGAAGCCAAGATCCAGCACCTTATGAAAGCCAACAACAACCTGAGCGATGAGCTGAGGCTGATGCAGAAAAAG GCCTCAAAGTTAGAGAAGCAGAGCAGCATGCCGGAAAGTGACTAtgacaacacattcaatgaatcaGAGATGGATGATTCGGG TATGTGCAGGAGAGGGAGGCTGAGGAGTAGTGCCTGGCTGGGGGAGGGCAGCTCCATCCCAGAGCTGGAGGATCTGGAGATGGAGCCAGACCCGTTGCTTCCCAGCACGGAGGACGTCATCCGCAAAACGGAGCAGATCACCAAGAATATTCAGGAGCTGTTGCGAGCTGCTCAGGAGAACAAACACGACAG CTTTATACCCTGTTCAGAAAGAATACATGTGGCTGTAACAGAAATGGCTGCCCTCTTTCCCAAG AAGCCACGCTCAGAGACTGTGAGAGGCTCTCTGCGCTTGTTGACCTCCAGCGCGTACCGGCTTCAGAGCGAGTGCAGGAAGGCGTTGCCTTCCGAGGGCTGCCCGGCTCCGGACATGCAGCTGGTCACCCAGCAGGTCATCCAATGTGCTTATGACATTGCCAAGGCAGCCAAGCAGCTTGTCACCATCACCACAAAGGAGAACACCAACTAA
- the git2a gene encoding ARF GTPase-activating protein GIT2a isoform X3, translating to MSKRLRNTELCADCNVPEPRWASVNRGVLICDECCSVHRSLGRHSSQVRHLTHTPWPPTQLQMVQTLYSNGANSIWEHSLLDPASVMSGKRKANPQDKLHPNKSEFIKAKYQMLAFVHRMPCREDDSSTAKDLSKQLHSSVRTGNLETCLRLLSLGAQANFFHPEKGNTPLHVAAKAGQVSQAELLTVYGADPGAPDSNGKTPIDYAREAGHHDLADRLVEIQYELTDRLAFYLCGRKPDHKNSQHFIVPQLADSSLDLSELAKAAKKKLQSLSNHLFEELAMDVYDEVDRRETDAVWLATQNHSTLVTETTVVPFLPVNPEYSSTRNQGRQKLARFNAHEFATLVIDILSDAKRRQQGNSLTSPKDNVEFILKSVAVRHCSDSQENDQPDYDSVASDEDTDHELPSSQGDRTKSLDSDLSDGAITMHEYMEVKTALSASEAKIQHLMKANNNLSDELRLMQKKLHSLQSENSSLRRHVPTNIYQIPGASNYPDPSSPSALKRRQSARASRPMSMYETGSGLKPYLPKGETLYPEEGLPALQPFPPHTERGAFVTTSSSLPSFPSTLSWSKDESAQKASKLEKQSSMPESDYDNTFNESEMDDSGMCRRGRLRSSAWLGEGSSIPELEDLEMEPDPLLPSTEDVIRKTEQITKNIQELLRAAQENKHDSFIPCSERIHVAVTEMAALFPKKPRSETVRGSLRLLTSSAYRLQSECRKALPSEGCPAPDMQLVTQQVIQCAYDIAKAAKQLVTITTKENTN from the exons ATGTCTAAACGCCTGAGAAACACTGAGCTCTGCGCTGACTGCAATGTTCCAG AACCTCGCTGGGCCTCCGTCAACAGGGGTGTGTTGATTTGCGATGAGTGCTGCAGTGTTCATCGAAGTCTGGGTAGACACAGCTCCCAAGTCCGTCACCTGACGCACACACCATGGCCTCCTACGCAGCTACAG ATGGTTCAGACTTTATACAGCAATGGTGCAAATTCAATATGGGAGCACTCTCTTCTGGACCCTGCATCTGTGATGAGTGGGAAACGCAAGGCCAACCCTCAGGACAAACTGCA TCCAAACAAATCAGAGTTTATAAAAGCCAAATATCAAATGCTGGCATTTGTCCACCGCATGCCTTGCCGGGAGGACGACAGCTCGACAGCTAAGGATTTAAGCAAG cAACTTCATTCTAGTGTACGCACCGGGAACCTCGAGACTTGTCTCCGGTTGCTATCCCTGGGAGCACAAGCAAATTTTTTTCACCCA GAAAAAGGAAACACGCCCTTGCATGTAGCTGCAAAAGCAGGACAAGTGTCTCAGGCGGAACTATTAACGGTTTATGGAGCAGATCCTGGAGCCCCGGACAGCAATGGCAAAACTCCCATTGACTATGCAAG GGAAGCTGGCCACCATGACCTGGCAGATAGATTGGTGGAAATTCAGTATGAACTAACTGATCGACTGGCGTTCTATCTGTGTGGGAGAAAGCCAG ATCATAAAAATAGCCAGCACTTCATTGTTCCACAATTGGCTGACAG CAGTTTAGATTTATCAGAACTGGCCAAGGCAGCAAAGAAGAAACTGCAGTCT CTCAGTAATCATTTATTTGAGGAGCTGGCCATGGATGTGTACGATGAGGTGGACAGACGAGAGACTGATGCAG TGTGGTTGGCTACACAGAATCACAGCACTCTGGTGACGGAGACGACTGTGGTGCCTTTCCTTCCTGTGAATCCAGAGTATTCATCAACACGAAACCAG gGAAGACAGAAGCTGGCAAGATTTAATGCACATGAATTTGCAACTCTTGTGATTGACATATTAAGTGATGCTAAGCGCAGACAACAAGGGAATTCACTAACCAGTCCCAAAG ACAATGTGGAGTTCATCCTGAAGAGTGTGGCTGTCAGGCATTGCAGTGACAGCCAGGAAAATGACCAGCCTGACTACGATAGTGTGGCGTCTGATGAGGACACAGATCACGAGCTCCCCTCGAGTCAAGGAGACCGAACAAAG AGTCTGGACTCTGACCTATCTGATGGAGCCATTAccatgcatgaatacatggagGTGAAAACCGCGCTCTCTGCCTCTGAAGCCAAGATCCAGCACCTTATGAAAGCCAACAACAACCTGAGCGATGAGCTGAGGCTGATGCAGAAAAAG CTGCACTCTCTGCAAAGCGAGAACTCCTCTCTCAGACGGCACGTCCCAACCAATATCTATCAGATCCCCGGCGCTTCAAACTACCCCGACCCCTCCAGTCCCTCAGCCCTGAAACGCCGGCAGTCTGCGCGGGCCAGTCGGCCCATGTCTATGTATGAGACCGGCTCAGGCCTGAAGCCCTATCTCCCTAAAGGGGAAACTCTCTACCCAGAGGAGGGTCTCCCCGCCCTGCAACCCTTCCCACCTCAT ACGGAAAGGGGCGCATTTGTGACCACCTCTTCATCCCTCCCCTCATTTCCATCCACCCTGTCTTGGTCGAAGGACGAAAGTGCTCAAAAG GCCTCAAAGTTAGAGAAGCAGAGCAGCATGCCGGAAAGTGACTAtgacaacacattcaatgaatcaGAGATGGATGATTCGGG TATGTGCAGGAGAGGGAGGCTGAGGAGTAGTGCCTGGCTGGGGGAGGGCAGCTCCATCCCAGAGCTGGAGGATCTGGAGATGGAGCCAGACCCGTTGCTTCCCAGCACGGAGGACGTCATCCGCAAAACGGAGCAGATCACCAAGAATATTCAGGAGCTGTTGCGAGCTGCTCAGGAGAACAAACACGACAG CTTTATACCCTGTTCAGAAAGAATACATGTGGCTGTAACAGAAATGGCTGCCCTCTTTCCCAAG AAGCCACGCTCAGAGACTGTGAGAGGCTCTCTGCGCTTGTTGACCTCCAGCGCGTACCGGCTTCAGAGCGAGTGCAGGAAGGCGTTGCCTTCCGAGGGCTGCCCGGCTCCGGACATGCAGCTGGTCACCCAGCAGGTCATCCAATGTGCTTATGACATTGCCAAGGCAGCCAAGCAGCTTGTCACCATCACCACAAAGGAGAACACCAACTAA
- the git2a gene encoding ARF GTPase-activating protein GIT2a isoform X4, with amino-acid sequence MSKRLRNTELCADCNVPEPRWASVNRGVLICDECCSVHRSLGRHSSQVRHLTHTPWPPTQLQMVQTLYSNGANSIWEHSLLDPASVMSGKRKANPQDKLHPNKSEFIKAKYQMLAFVHRMPCREDDSSTAKDLSKQLHSSVRTGNLETCLRLLSLGAQANFFHPEKGNTPLHVAAKAGQVSQAELLTVYGADPGAPDSNGKTPIDYAREAGHHDLADRLVEIQYELTDRLAFYLCGRKPDHKNSQHFIVPQLADSSLDLSELAKAAKKKLQSLSNHLFEELAMDVYDEVDRRETDAVWLATQNHSTLVTETTVVPFLPVNPEYSSTRNQGRQKLARFNAHEFATLVIDILSDAKRRQQGNSLTSPKDNVEFILKSVAVRHCSDSQENDQPDYDSVASDEDTDHELPSSQGDRTKSLDSDLSDGAITMHEYMEVKTALSASEAKIQHLMKANNNLSDELRLMQKKLHSLQSENSSLRRHVPTNIYQIPGASNYPDPSSPSALKRRQSARASRPMSMYETGSGLKPYLPKGETLYPEEGLPALQPFPPHASKLEKQSSMPESDYDNTFNESEMDDSGMCRRGRLRSSAWLGEGSSIPELEDLEMEPDPLLPSTEDVIRKTEQITKNIQELLRAAQENKHDSRPCEREGVRRLRHSLGCFSTLVPWAEKAPPPLQPLSQRAPDPASCFIPCSERIHVAVTEMAALFPKKPRSETVRGSLRLLTSSAYRLQSECRKALPSEGCPAPDMQLVTQQVIQCAYDIAKAAKQLVTITTKENTN; translated from the exons ATGTCTAAACGCCTGAGAAACACTGAGCTCTGCGCTGACTGCAATGTTCCAG AACCTCGCTGGGCCTCCGTCAACAGGGGTGTGTTGATTTGCGATGAGTGCTGCAGTGTTCATCGAAGTCTGGGTAGACACAGCTCCCAAGTCCGTCACCTGACGCACACACCATGGCCTCCTACGCAGCTACAG ATGGTTCAGACTTTATACAGCAATGGTGCAAATTCAATATGGGAGCACTCTCTTCTGGACCCTGCATCTGTGATGAGTGGGAAACGCAAGGCCAACCCTCAGGACAAACTGCA TCCAAACAAATCAGAGTTTATAAAAGCCAAATATCAAATGCTGGCATTTGTCCACCGCATGCCTTGCCGGGAGGACGACAGCTCGACAGCTAAGGATTTAAGCAAG cAACTTCATTCTAGTGTACGCACCGGGAACCTCGAGACTTGTCTCCGGTTGCTATCCCTGGGAGCACAAGCAAATTTTTTTCACCCA GAAAAAGGAAACACGCCCTTGCATGTAGCTGCAAAAGCAGGACAAGTGTCTCAGGCGGAACTATTAACGGTTTATGGAGCAGATCCTGGAGCCCCGGACAGCAATGGCAAAACTCCCATTGACTATGCAAG GGAAGCTGGCCACCATGACCTGGCAGATAGATTGGTGGAAATTCAGTATGAACTAACTGATCGACTGGCGTTCTATCTGTGTGGGAGAAAGCCAG ATCATAAAAATAGCCAGCACTTCATTGTTCCACAATTGGCTGACAG CAGTTTAGATTTATCAGAACTGGCCAAGGCAGCAAAGAAGAAACTGCAGTCT CTCAGTAATCATTTATTTGAGGAGCTGGCCATGGATGTGTACGATGAGGTGGACAGACGAGAGACTGATGCAG TGTGGTTGGCTACACAGAATCACAGCACTCTGGTGACGGAGACGACTGTGGTGCCTTTCCTTCCTGTGAATCCAGAGTATTCATCAACACGAAACCAG gGAAGACAGAAGCTGGCAAGATTTAATGCACATGAATTTGCAACTCTTGTGATTGACATATTAAGTGATGCTAAGCGCAGACAACAAGGGAATTCACTAACCAGTCCCAAAG ACAATGTGGAGTTCATCCTGAAGAGTGTGGCTGTCAGGCATTGCAGTGACAGCCAGGAAAATGACCAGCCTGACTACGATAGTGTGGCGTCTGATGAGGACACAGATCACGAGCTCCCCTCGAGTCAAGGAGACCGAACAAAG AGTCTGGACTCTGACCTATCTGATGGAGCCATTAccatgcatgaatacatggagGTGAAAACCGCGCTCTCTGCCTCTGAAGCCAAGATCCAGCACCTTATGAAAGCCAACAACAACCTGAGCGATGAGCTGAGGCTGATGCAGAAAAAG CTGCACTCTCTGCAAAGCGAGAACTCCTCTCTCAGACGGCACGTCCCAACCAATATCTATCAGATCCCCGGCGCTTCAAACTACCCCGACCCCTCCAGTCCCTCAGCCCTGAAACGCCGGCAGTCTGCGCGGGCCAGTCGGCCCATGTCTATGTATGAGACCGGCTCAGGCCTGAAGCCCTATCTCCCTAAAGGGGAAACTCTCTACCCAGAGGAGGGTCTCCCCGCCCTGCAACCCTTCCCACCTCAT GCCTCAAAGTTAGAGAAGCAGAGCAGCATGCCGGAAAGTGACTAtgacaacacattcaatgaatcaGAGATGGATGATTCGGG TATGTGCAGGAGAGGGAGGCTGAGGAGTAGTGCCTGGCTGGGGGAGGGCAGCTCCATCCCAGAGCTGGAGGATCTGGAGATGGAGCCAGACCCGTTGCTTCCCAGCACGGAGGACGTCATCCGCAAAACGGAGCAGATCACCAAGAATATTCAGGAGCTGTTGCGAGCTGCTCAGGAGAACAAACACGACAG CAGACCATGTGAGCGTGAAGGTGTACGCCGGCTCAGGCACAGCCTGGGATGTTTCAGCACCCTGGTGCCCTGGGCCGAGAaggccccccctccccttcagcCGCTCAGCCAGCGAGCCCCTGACCCCGCCTCCTG CTTTATACCCTGTTCAGAAAGAATACATGTGGCTGTAACAGAAATGGCTGCCCTCTTTCCCAAG AAGCCACGCTCAGAGACTGTGAGAGGCTCTCTGCGCTTGTTGACCTCCAGCGCGTACCGGCTTCAGAGCGAGTGCAGGAAGGCGTTGCCTTCCGAGGGCTGCCCGGCTCCGGACATGCAGCTGGTCACCCAGCAGGTCATCCAATGTGCTTATGACATTGCCAAGGCAGCCAAGCAGCTTGTCACCATCACCACAAAGGAGAACACCAACTAA
- the git2a gene encoding ARF GTPase-activating protein GIT2a isoform X1 — MSKRLRNTELCADCNVPEPRWASVNRGVLICDECCSVHRSLGRHSSQVRHLTHTPWPPTQLQMVQTLYSNGANSIWEHSLLDPASVMSGKRKANPQDKLHPNKSEFIKAKYQMLAFVHRMPCREDDSSTAKDLSKQLHSSVRTGNLETCLRLLSLGAQANFFHPEKGNTPLHVAAKAGQVSQAELLTVYGADPGAPDSNGKTPIDYAREAGHHDLADRLVEIQYELTDRLAFYLCGRKPDHKNSQHFIVPQLADSSLDLSELAKAAKKKLQSLSNHLFEELAMDVYDEVDRRETDAVWLATQNHSTLVTETTVVPFLPVNPEYSSTRNQGRQKLARFNAHEFATLVIDILSDAKRRQQGNSLTSPKDNVEFILKSVAVRHCSDSQENDQPDYDSVASDEDTDHELPSSQGDRTKSLDSDLSDGAITMHEYMEVKTALSASEAKIQHLMKANNNLSDELRLMQKKASKLEKQSSMPESDYDNTFNESEMDDSGMCRRGRLRSSAWLGEGSSIPELEDLEMEPDPLLPSTEDVIRKTEQITKNIQELLRAAQENKHDSFIPCSERIHVAVTEMAALFPKKPRSETVRGSLRLLTSSAYRLQSECRKALPSEGCPAPDMQLVTQQVIQCAYDIAKAAKQLVTITTKENTN; from the exons ATGTCTAAACGCCTGAGAAACACTGAGCTCTGCGCTGACTGCAATGTTCCAG AACCTCGCTGGGCCTCCGTCAACAGGGGTGTGTTGATTTGCGATGAGTGCTGCAGTGTTCATCGAAGTCTGGGTAGACACAGCTCCCAAGTCCGTCACCTGACGCACACACCATGGCCTCCTACGCAGCTACAG ATGGTTCAGACTTTATACAGCAATGGTGCAAATTCAATATGGGAGCACTCTCTTCTGGACCCTGCATCTGTGATGAGTGGGAAACGCAAGGCCAACCCTCAGGACAAACTGCA TCCAAACAAATCAGAGTTTATAAAAGCCAAATATCAAATGCTGGCATTTGTCCACCGCATGCCTTGCCGGGAGGACGACAGCTCGACAGCTAAGGATTTAAGCAAG cAACTTCATTCTAGTGTACGCACCGGGAACCTCGAGACTTGTCTCCGGTTGCTATCCCTGGGAGCACAAGCAAATTTTTTTCACCCA GAAAAAGGAAACACGCCCTTGCATGTAGCTGCAAAAGCAGGACAAGTGTCTCAGGCGGAACTATTAACGGTTTATGGAGCAGATCCTGGAGCCCCGGACAGCAATGGCAAAACTCCCATTGACTATGCAAG GGAAGCTGGCCACCATGACCTGGCAGATAGATTGGTGGAAATTCAGTATGAACTAACTGATCGACTGGCGTTCTATCTGTGTGGGAGAAAGCCAG ATCATAAAAATAGCCAGCACTTCATTGTTCCACAATTGGCTGACAG CAGTTTAGATTTATCAGAACTGGCCAAGGCAGCAAAGAAGAAACTGCAGTCT CTCAGTAATCATTTATTTGAGGAGCTGGCCATGGATGTGTACGATGAGGTGGACAGACGAGAGACTGATGCAG TGTGGTTGGCTACACAGAATCACAGCACTCTGGTGACGGAGACGACTGTGGTGCCTTTCCTTCCTGTGAATCCAGAGTATTCATCAACACGAAACCAG gGAAGACAGAAGCTGGCAAGATTTAATGCACATGAATTTGCAACTCTTGTGATTGACATATTAAGTGATGCTAAGCGCAGACAACAAGGGAATTCACTAACCAGTCCCAAAG ACAATGTGGAGTTCATCCTGAAGAGTGTGGCTGTCAGGCATTGCAGTGACAGCCAGGAAAATGACCAGCCTGACTACGATAGTGTGGCGTCTGATGAGGACACAGATCACGAGCTCCCCTCGAGTCAAGGAGACCGAACAAAG AGTCTGGACTCTGACCTATCTGATGGAGCCATTAccatgcatgaatacatggagGTGAAAACCGCGCTCTCTGCCTCTGAAGCCAAGATCCAGCACCTTATGAAAGCCAACAACAACCTGAGCGATGAGCTGAGGCTGATGCAGAAAAAG GCCTCAAAGTTAGAGAAGCAGAGCAGCATGCCGGAAAGTGACTAtgacaacacattcaatgaatcaGAGATGGATGATTCGGG TATGTGCAGGAGAGGGAGGCTGAGGAGTAGTGCCTGGCTGGGGGAGGGCAGCTCCATCCCAGAGCTGGAGGATCTGGAGATGGAGCCAGACCCGTTGCTTCCCAGCACGGAGGACGTCATCCGCAAAACGGAGCAGATCACCAAGAATATTCAGGAGCTGTTGCGAGCTGCTCAGGAGAACAAACACGACAG CTTTATACCCTGTTCAGAAAGAATACATGTGGCTGTAACAGAAATGGCTGCCCTCTTTCCCAAG AAGCCACGCTCAGAGACTGTGAGAGGCTCTCTGCGCTTGTTGACCTCCAGCGCGTACCGGCTTCAGAGCGAGTGCAGGAAGGCGTTGCCTTCCGAGGGCTGCCCGGCTCCGGACATGCAGCTGGTCACCCAGCAGGTCATCCAATGTGCTTATGACATTGCCAAGGCAGCCAAGCAGCTTGTCACCATCACCACAAAGGAGAACACCAACTAA
- the git2a gene encoding ARF GTPase-activating protein GIT2a isoform X5, with product MSKRLRNTELCADCNVPEPRWASVNRGVLICDECCSVHRSLGRHSSQVRHLTHTPWPPTQLQMVQTLYSNGANSIWEHSLLDPASVMSGKRKANPQDKLHPNKSEFIKAKYQMLAFVHRMPCREDDSSTAKDLSKQLHSSVRTGNLETCLRLLSLGAQANFFHPEKGNTPLHVAAKAGQVSQAELLTVYGADPGAPDSNGKTPIDYAREAGHHDLADRLVEIQYELTDRLAFYLCGRKPDHKNSQHFIVPQLADSLDLSELAKAAKKKLQSLSNHLFEELAMDVYDEVDRRETDAVWLATQNHSTLVTETTVVPFLPVNPEYSSTRNQGRQKLARFNAHEFATLVIDILSDAKRRQQGNSLTSPKDNVEFILKSVAVRHCSDSQENDQPDYDSVASDEDTDHELPSSQGDRTKLHSLQSENSSLRRHVPTNIYQIPGASNYPDPSSPSALKRRQSARASRPMSMYETGSGLKPYLPKGETLYPEEGLPALQPFPPHTERGAFVTTSSSLPSFPSTLSWSKDESAQKASKLEKQSSMPESDYDNTFNESEMDDSGMCRRGRLRSSAWLGEGSSIPELEDLEMEPDPLLPSTEDVIRKTEQITKNIQELLRAAQENKHDSFIPCSERIHVAVTEMAALFPKKPRSETVRGSLRLLTSSAYRLQSECRKALPSEGCPAPDMQLVTQQVIQCAYDIAKAAKQLVTITTKENTN from the exons ATGTCTAAACGCCTGAGAAACACTGAGCTCTGCGCTGACTGCAATGTTCCAG AACCTCGCTGGGCCTCCGTCAACAGGGGTGTGTTGATTTGCGATGAGTGCTGCAGTGTTCATCGAAGTCTGGGTAGACACAGCTCCCAAGTCCGTCACCTGACGCACACACCATGGCCTCCTACGCAGCTACAG ATGGTTCAGACTTTATACAGCAATGGTGCAAATTCAATATGGGAGCACTCTCTTCTGGACCCTGCATCTGTGATGAGTGGGAAACGCAAGGCCAACCCTCAGGACAAACTGCA TCCAAACAAATCAGAGTTTATAAAAGCCAAATATCAAATGCTGGCATTTGTCCACCGCATGCCTTGCCGGGAGGACGACAGCTCGACAGCTAAGGATTTAAGCAAG cAACTTCATTCTAGTGTACGCACCGGGAACCTCGAGACTTGTCTCCGGTTGCTATCCCTGGGAGCACAAGCAAATTTTTTTCACCCA GAAAAAGGAAACACGCCCTTGCATGTAGCTGCAAAAGCAGGACAAGTGTCTCAGGCGGAACTATTAACGGTTTATGGAGCAGATCCTGGAGCCCCGGACAGCAATGGCAAAACTCCCATTGACTATGCAAG GGAAGCTGGCCACCATGACCTGGCAGATAGATTGGTGGAAATTCAGTATGAACTAACTGATCGACTGGCGTTCTATCTGTGTGGGAGAAAGCCAG ATCATAAAAATAGCCAGCACTTCATTGTTCCACAATTGGCTGACAG TTTAGATTTATCAGAACTGGCCAAGGCAGCAAAGAAGAAACTGCAGTCT CTCAGTAATCATTTATTTGAGGAGCTGGCCATGGATGTGTACGATGAGGTGGACAGACGAGAGACTGATGCAG TGTGGTTGGCTACACAGAATCACAGCACTCTGGTGACGGAGACGACTGTGGTGCCTTTCCTTCCTGTGAATCCAGAGTATTCATCAACACGAAACCAG gGAAGACAGAAGCTGGCAAGATTTAATGCACATGAATTTGCAACTCTTGTGATTGACATATTAAGTGATGCTAAGCGCAGACAACAAGGGAATTCACTAACCAGTCCCAAAG ACAATGTGGAGTTCATCCTGAAGAGTGTGGCTGTCAGGCATTGCAGTGACAGCCAGGAAAATGACCAGCCTGACTACGATAGTGTGGCGTCTGATGAGGACACAGATCACGAGCTCCCCTCGAGTCAAGGAGACCGAACAAAG CTGCACTCTCTGCAAAGCGAGAACTCCTCTCTCAGACGGCACGTCCCAACCAATATCTATCAGATCCCCGGCGCTTCAAACTACCCCGACCCCTCCAGTCCCTCAGCCCTGAAACGCCGGCAGTCTGCGCGGGCCAGTCGGCCCATGTCTATGTATGAGACCGGCTCAGGCCTGAAGCCCTATCTCCCTAAAGGGGAAACTCTCTACCCAGAGGAGGGTCTCCCCGCCCTGCAACCCTTCCCACCTCAT ACGGAAAGGGGCGCATTTGTGACCACCTCTTCATCCCTCCCCTCATTTCCATCCACCCTGTCTTGGTCGAAGGACGAAAGTGCTCAAAAG GCCTCAAAGTTAGAGAAGCAGAGCAGCATGCCGGAAAGTGACTAtgacaacacattcaatgaatcaGAGATGGATGATTCGGG TATGTGCAGGAGAGGGAGGCTGAGGAGTAGTGCCTGGCTGGGGGAGGGCAGCTCCATCCCAGAGCTGGAGGATCTGGAGATGGAGCCAGACCCGTTGCTTCCCAGCACGGAGGACGTCATCCGCAAAACGGAGCAGATCACCAAGAATATTCAGGAGCTGTTGCGAGCTGCTCAGGAGAACAAACACGACAG CTTTATACCCTGTTCAGAAAGAATACATGTGGCTGTAACAGAAATGGCTGCCCTCTTTCCCAAG AAGCCACGCTCAGAGACTGTGAGAGGCTCTCTGCGCTTGTTGACCTCCAGCGCGTACCGGCTTCAGAGCGAGTGCAGGAAGGCGTTGCCTTCCGAGGGCTGCCCGGCTCCGGACATGCAGCTGGTCACCCAGCAGGTCATCCAATGTGCTTATGACATTGCCAAGGCAGCCAAGCAGCTTGTCACCATCACCACAAAGGAGAACACCAACTAA